The Juglans microcarpa x Juglans regia isolate MS1-56 chromosome 8D, Jm3101_v1.0, whole genome shotgun sequence genomic sequence GCTTGCTCGAGTTCTTTCGGTTTCTGGGTTTGAAGCCTCCAGCATTTGGAAAGTGGGCGCCTTGATTTTCGCCATAGTCGCATCTTTTAGTACCATAGCGAACGGAATCAACGTTTTCATTCTCAAAATCAAGAGAGATAATTCGATAGCTTCGGAGCCTCTTTTGAAATTCGTTGGCGATTATGATACCGACAGCGAAGGCGAAACTTGCTCgtcattatcttcttctttggaAGACGATGGAGGAGAAGATGAGGGCGACGAAGAACCCGAATCGCATCGGTGTCAACCCGTGGATGAAGATTTCCGGGTGGCAGGTGGTTCGGATCATTATGTGGAAAGCTACGAGGAGAATCGTAAATCGAAGTTCCGACGGCGGTTCTCCTGGGCGGATTTTGCCGGCGGAAGTAGCGTCGTGAAGCTGTGGGACAATCTAGGCTTGGGTTTAGACTTCAACGACGACGGTGATGACTCTGCAGAAAGTGTGATCTCTGTTTACGACACCAACAAGGAGACGAGAATCAGTTCTGTGTTCGGTGGGAAGCCGGTAGCTGCGTCCACATCGCCGTCGCTGATCGTGATGGCGAGTAGGGAGAACGGGTCCAGAGACGGCCTCTCGCTGAGGCTATGGGACACGCGCGTCCGATGTCGGATACCTGCGATGCTCGGCCAGTGGCGGCCCCAGCTGGGAAAGATCGTCCGCGTAGGATACGGCGGCGTCGAGAAGGTCTACTTCAGGGATGACGCCACAGGTGACCTAACGGTCGGGGA encodes the following:
- the LOC121242233 gene encoding uncharacterized protein LOC121242233 translates to MEIPVISCLNEFELSIPNSSLLARVLSVSGFEASSIWKVGALIFAIVASFSTIANGINVFILKIKRDNSIASEPLLKFVGDYDTDSEGETCSSLSSSLEDDGGEDEGDEEPESHRCQPVDEDFRVAGGSDHYVESYEENRKSKFRRRFSWADFAGGSSVVKLWDNLGLGLDFNDDGDDSAESVISVYDTNKETRISSVFGGKPVAASTSPSLIVMASRENGSRDGLSLRLWDTRVRCRIPAMLGQWRPQLGKIVRVGYGGVEKVYFRDDATGDLTVGEGKKVSSPLGNGSDMDTWWDADADIRHDVFYDE